The following are encoded together in the Streptomyces sp. NBC_00358 genome:
- a CDS encoding ATP-binding protein — MPAHRKAASGQPSTALRTGRTPSLLDRWPFRRKLNVLVIVPLAVISAMLSYVVSGEMDRARSAADTARLVRDSTQVARLIDAVQTEHRQALLVSLRHEAARPGDRPPDTSAYLDAQEKVGTRIEAVRAAYGDRLPADEAQALKELEGLDSLRKTVEDGPIPADNIDPAYGSVVEGLIDGLGLGLSGSESSASAGSLLDALLRADTAHASFETSVFAARTRDSNALIEFTGAVGDFDQYTYQAERFTRFAGPDQGTDLAEIEHSPYQSVITQHWAALQVDPGALVAEDDTQLRTALDDALRAGPTYERQAENRLKVVQTLIGGIAADAQSASNAAWWRVVWLIAGNLCAFAAWLLFSVLTRRSVVRTVRTLTAAAQHVAGAAESELARVADDDADDASPPRLEAVPVPVRDEIGELAEAFNQVQVTASALLARQAVSRRNIAEMFGNVGRRVSNLTARQLALIDSVERGETDPEVLDRLYRIDHIAVRLQRNADSLMLLAGISETGLNTEPMRLSNIVRAALGQIEGYQRVTPHAEGDVTVVPDIVGDLTLMLAELLENAVMFSPATSGVEVVLRPRHGGGGALVEIIDHGLGMSPERLEQENARLIRRERLDLAPTEVLGLFVVGGLSRRWGIEVVLSRTPGGGVTATVAVPMSHLVAGDPGTSAARAPRMQPPARHSGPSEPRPARVVSPPGPAGLPRRVPARAQSAEPPPHARRSEPATDTGAERAATHGATRPGPGADPGPKGPARSGDAGPLRRRVRGATLSAGTAASRLPRPKDPPTHRRPPSWQPTDAEAARSELDEFEAAVLRAERESATEGFPTGAIRPGGRPGGPAEPDTQNRRPTSPEGMST; from the coding sequence GTGCCCGCGCACAGAAAAGCCGCCTCGGGGCAGCCGTCCACGGCTCTTCGGACCGGCCGGACACCATCCCTGCTGGACCGCTGGCCTTTCCGCCGGAAACTCAATGTTCTGGTGATCGTGCCGCTCGCCGTCATCTCCGCGATGCTCTCCTATGTCGTCTCCGGCGAAATGGACAGGGCCAGGTCGGCCGCTGACACCGCCCGGCTCGTACGGGACAGCACCCAGGTGGCCCGGCTCATCGACGCCGTGCAGACCGAGCACCGGCAGGCACTCCTGGTGTCCCTGCGCCACGAGGCGGCCCGCCCGGGGGACCGCCCGCCGGACACCTCCGCCTACCTGGACGCGCAGGAGAAGGTCGGAACCCGCATCGAGGCAGTCAGGGCCGCCTACGGCGACCGGCTGCCCGCGGACGAGGCCCAGGCGCTGAAGGAACTGGAAGGCCTGGACAGCCTCCGCAAGACCGTCGAGGACGGACCGATCCCCGCCGACAACATCGACCCGGCGTACGGATCGGTGGTCGAGGGACTCATCGACGGCCTCGGTCTCGGCCTGTCGGGCAGCGAGTCCTCCGCGTCCGCGGGCAGTCTGCTCGACGCGCTGCTGCGCGCCGACACCGCCCACGCCTCCTTCGAGACCAGCGTCTTCGCCGCCCGCACCCGCGACTCCAACGCGCTGATCGAATTCACCGGCGCCGTCGGCGACTTCGACCAGTACACCTACCAGGCCGAGCGGTTCACCCGGTTCGCCGGCCCGGACCAGGGCACCGATCTCGCCGAGATCGAGCACAGCCCGTACCAGAGCGTCATCACCCAGCACTGGGCCGCGCTCCAGGTCGACCCCGGAGCGCTGGTGGCCGAGGACGATACGCAACTGCGCACAGCGCTAGACGACGCGCTGCGCGCCGGCCCCACCTATGAGCGGCAGGCCGAGAACCGGCTGAAGGTCGTGCAGACGCTGATCGGCGGGATCGCCGCCGACGCCCAGTCCGCGTCGAACGCCGCCTGGTGGCGGGTGGTCTGGCTGATCGCAGGCAACCTGTGCGCCTTCGCGGCCTGGCTGCTGTTCTCCGTCCTGACCCGCCGTTCCGTCGTGCGCACCGTGCGCACCCTCACGGCGGCGGCCCAGCACGTGGCCGGCGCCGCCGAGTCCGAGCTCGCCCGCGTCGCGGACGACGACGCCGACGACGCGAGCCCGCCCCGGCTGGAAGCCGTCCCCGTGCCGGTGCGCGACGAGATCGGTGAACTGGCCGAAGCCTTCAACCAGGTTCAGGTCACCGCGAGCGCCCTGCTGGCGCGCCAGGCCGTCAGCCGGCGCAACATCGCCGAGATGTTCGGCAACGTCGGCCGCCGCGTCAGCAACCTGACCGCTCGTCAACTCGCCCTGATCGACTCCGTGGAGCGCGGCGAGACCGACCCCGAGGTGCTGGACCGGCTCTACCGCATCGACCACATCGCCGTCCGCCTCCAGCGCAACGCCGACAGCCTCATGCTGCTCGCCGGCATCAGCGAGACCGGCCTCAACACCGAACCGATGCGGCTCAGCAACATCGTCCGCGCCGCGCTCGGCCAGATCGAGGGCTACCAGCGGGTCACCCCGCACGCCGAGGGCGATGTCACCGTGGTCCCCGACATCGTCGGCGACCTGACACTCATGCTCGCCGAACTCCTGGAGAACGCCGTGATGTTCTCCCCGGCGACCAGCGGCGTCGAAGTGGTCCTGCGGCCCCGGCACGGAGGGGGCGGAGCCCTCGTGGAGATCATCGACCACGGACTCGGCATGAGCCCCGAGCGACTGGAACAGGAGAACGCCCGGCTGATCCGGCGCGAACGCCTCGACCTGGCGCCGACGGAGGTGCTCGGTCTGTTCGTGGTCGGCGGCCTGTCCCGGCGCTGGGGCATCGAGGTCGTCCTGTCCCGCACCCCGGGCGGCGGCGTCACCGCCACCGTCGCCGTGCCCATGTCCCACCTCGTGGCCGGCGACCCGGGCACCTCCGCGGCGCGGGCCCCGCGCATGCAGCCGCCCGCCCGGCATTCCGGCCCCAGCGAGCCCCGCCCGGCCCGGGTCGTGTCGCCGCCCGGACCCGCGGGCCTGCCCCGCAGGGTGCCCGCGCGTGCCCAGAGCGCGGAGCCCCCGCCGCACGCCCGCCGCTCCGAACCGGCGACGGACACCGGTGCCGAGCGCGCGGCGACGCACGGCGCTACCCGGCCCGGCCCCGGGGCCGACCCCGGGCCCAAGGGCCCGGCGCGGTCCGGCGACGCCGGACCGCTGCGCCGCCGGGTGCGCGGGGCGACTCTGTCGGCCGGCACGGCGGCGAGCCGGCTGCCCCGGCCCAAGGATCCCCCCACCCACCGCAGGCCGCCCTCCTGGCAGCCCACGGACGCCGAGGCGGCGCGCTCCGAGCTCGACGAGTTCGAAGCGGCGGTCCTGCGGGCCGAGCGCGAGAGCGCGACCGAGGGTTTCCCCACCGGGGCGATCCGGCCGGGCGGCAGACCCGGCGGCCCGGCCGAACCCGACACCCAGAACAGAAGACCCACTTCCCCGGAAGGCATGAGCACGTGA
- a CDS encoding ABC transporter substrate-binding protein translates to MTNVTIARSTRTSTTHAVSLLVVAAAALTGCGSSNGSGSNDPLAGDSAKGGTVVVGSNNFPESILLADIYGEALKAKGIKVSYKLNIGSRETTYGLIKNGTITVLPEYNGALLAYLDAKAAPASVDETSQAISAKLDPKLSLLIPSDAQDKDAIAVNQATAAKYNLTDKSTISDLTASAKDLVIGGSPEFQTRQQGLKGLKSVYGLDFKSFKALDAGGPLTVAALKGNSIQAADIFSTDPGIGKNKFVVLQDPKNLFGFENVTPLTYKSALPAAGVSALNDISTKLDTETLVKLNSEVQDGNKDPLDVAKNWLASTKLG, encoded by the coding sequence ATGACCAACGTGACCATCGCCAGAAGCACCCGAACCTCCACAACCCATGCTGTTTCCCTGCTGGTTGTAGCCGCTGCCGCGCTGACGGGCTGCGGCTCCTCCAACGGCTCAGGCAGCAATGACCCGTTGGCGGGCGACTCCGCCAAGGGCGGCACGGTCGTTGTCGGTTCCAACAACTTCCCCGAGAGCATCCTGCTCGCCGACATCTACGGCGAGGCACTCAAGGCCAAGGGCATCAAGGTCAGTTACAAGCTGAACATCGGCAGCCGCGAGACCACGTACGGCCTGATCAAGAACGGCACGATCACGGTCCTCCCGGAGTACAACGGCGCGCTGCTCGCCTACCTGGACGCCAAGGCCGCTCCGGCCAGCGTCGACGAGACCAGCCAGGCCATCTCCGCCAAACTCGACCCGAAGCTCTCCCTGTTGATTCCGTCCGACGCCCAGGACAAGGACGCGATCGCCGTCAACCAGGCCACGGCCGCGAAGTACAACCTCACGGACAAGTCGACGATCAGCGACCTCACCGCCTCGGCGAAGGACCTGGTCATCGGCGGGTCCCCCGAGTTCCAGACCCGGCAGCAGGGTCTGAAGGGGCTGAAGTCCGTATACGGTCTCGACTTCAAGAGCTTCAAGGCGCTGGACGCGGGCGGCCCGCTCACCGTGGCGGCCCTGAAGGGCAACAGCATCCAGGCCGCGGATATCTTCTCGACGGACCCCGGAATCGGCAAGAACAAGTTTGTCGTGCTGCAGGATCCCAAGAATCTCTTCGGATTCGAGAACGTAACTCCGCTGACATACAAGAGCGCTCTGCCGGCGGCCGGAGTTTCGGCCCTCAATGACATCTCGACGAAGCTCGACACGGAAACCCTCGTGAAGCTCAACAGCGAGGTGCAGGACGGCAACAAGGACCCGCTGGACGTGGCGAAGAACTGGCTCGCCTCGACGAAGCTCGGCTGA
- a CDS encoding aromatic amino acid ammonia-lyase translates to MLKRTADPATGGGTAPPGAALRGQGLDAAAVARIADGATPASPHPAALEAMERTRLAARRLAAEGTRVYGRSTGVGAHRGQAVEEHDGAGHDLRLLLSHAGGVGEALPPRQVRAMMVVRANQLLAGGSGSGPEIAVAVLDALRAGVHPRVPEYGSVGTGDLTALAQLGLALFGHGTWLRDDAGAENAFPGGHLPESLPLRHGDALALLSSNALTLGQSALASHDLGVPLRAAHPVAALSLYAVGGSVEPYAPEVHAAHPHPAIAEAAARVRGLLGVGAGGGTAPQGMPGGVPARVQDPFGFRCFPQVHGPATEAWSNLERVLSIDLNSATENPLIGWDETTGVPVALHHGGFFTAPLTLALDQLGLAVLGTARLSAARLSGLGRPELTGLRSYLADASSAGSGMMILEYSAASALAEIQACATPAALGHVVLSHGMEEAATFATQAARKSLRLAPAYRLVLACELVAAVRALRLRGTRPAPDTPAGRAYVRAAAVLDPDMGDRPLTDDVTAAAVLLDEFAGLTGDD, encoded by the coding sequence ATGCTCAAGCGCACTGCCGACCCGGCCACCGGCGGCGGCACCGCACCGCCCGGTGCGGCTCTGCGGGGCCAGGGGCTCGATGCCGCCGCGGTGGCCCGGATCGCCGACGGAGCGACACCGGCCTCCCCGCATCCGGCGGCACTGGAGGCGATGGAACGCACCCGGCTCGCCGCGCGGCGGCTGGCGGCCGAGGGAACACGGGTCTACGGGCGCAGCACCGGTGTGGGAGCGCACCGCGGGCAGGCCGTCGAGGAACACGACGGGGCGGGCCACGACCTGCGGCTGCTGCTGAGCCACGCGGGCGGTGTGGGCGAGGCTCTGCCGCCGCGCCAGGTCCGCGCGATGATGGTGGTGCGGGCCAACCAACTCCTCGCCGGGGGCTCGGGATCGGGCCCGGAGATCGCGGTGGCCGTCCTGGACGCGCTCCGTGCGGGAGTGCATCCCCGGGTCCCCGAGTACGGGTCCGTGGGCACCGGTGATCTGACGGCGCTGGCCCAACTGGGGCTCGCCCTCTTCGGCCACGGCACCTGGCTGCGCGACGACGCGGGCGCCGAGAACGCCTTCCCCGGGGGCCACCTCCCCGAGAGTCTGCCTCTTCGACACGGTGACGCGCTGGCCCTGTTGAGCAGCAACGCCCTCACCCTCGGACAGTCCGCGCTCGCCAGTCACGACCTCGGCGTCCCGCTCCGCGCCGCCCATCCCGTGGCCGCGCTGTCCCTGTACGCGGTGGGCGGCTCCGTCGAGCCGTACGCGCCCGAGGTCCACGCGGCGCATCCGCACCCCGCGATCGCCGAGGCGGCGGCCCGCGTCCGGGGGCTGCTCGGCGTCGGGGCCGGAGGCGGAACGGCCCCGCAGGGGATGCCGGGCGGAGTGCCGGCGCGGGTCCAGGACCCCTTCGGCTTCCGCTGCTTCCCGCAGGTCCACGGCCCCGCGACAGAGGCGTGGTCGAACCTGGAACGGGTGCTCTCGATCGATCTCAACTCCGCCACCGAGAACCCGCTCATCGGCTGGGACGAGACCACGGGCGTTCCCGTGGCACTGCACCACGGCGGCTTCTTCACCGCGCCGCTCACTCTCGCCCTCGACCAGCTCGGGCTCGCCGTACTCGGCACCGCGCGGCTCTCGGCGGCCCGGCTGTCCGGCCTCGGCCGGCCCGAACTGACGGGGCTGCGCTCCTACTTGGCCGACGCCTCCTCGGCCGGGTCGGGAATGATGATCCTGGAGTACAGCGCCGCCTCCGCCCTCGCCGAGATCCAGGCGTGCGCCACCCCGGCCGCGCTCGGGCACGTGGTGCTCTCCCACGGCATGGAGGAGGCGGCGACCTTCGCGACCCAGGCGGCCCGCAAGTCGCTGCGGCTGGCGCCGGCCTACCGGCTGGTCCTGGCCTGCGAACTCGTGGCCGCCGTACGGGCGTTGCGGCTGCGCGGTACTCGGCCCGCGCCGGACACTCCGGCCGGCCGCGCCTACGTCCGCGCGGCGGCGGTCCTGGACCCGGACATGGGCGACCGCCCCCTCACGGACGATGTGACCGCCGCGGCGGTCCTGCTCGACGAGTTCGCCGGACTCACCGGCGACGACTGA
- a CDS encoding MFS transporter: MPRTSTRLTFAVLATGAGVFAMLQSLIAPALPTVQHAMHTSQSTATWVMTAYLLSASIFTPILGRVGDLAGKKRTLVAVLLTVLAGCLLAALAPTIGVLIVARVVQGVGGALFPLSFGIIRDEFAASRVSGSISNLSAVIAAGGGVGMVAAGPIVTALDYRWLFWIPVAVVAVTALIALRYVPESPNRAQGKVNWLGAVLLSGWLVALLLPLSQASHWGWGSGKVIGLFAAAVLLLALWLRSEARSRSPLIDLRIMRLPAVWTTNTAALLFGAGMYAIWSFLPGFVQTPGSAGYGFGASVTAAGLLMLPMLIAMFCSGVLSGRLEPVLGAKKLLVAGAALGAVACAILALWHDRPWQVALAAGVFGLGIGLAFAAMANLIVGSVPAEQTGAATGMNANIRTIGGSIGAAVTSVLVTGRVQSSGLPYESGYTHAFTLLALLCLAAALAALLVPARRAVRLTGAPRASGQTMTGTTEPEAVAPGARG; this comes from the coding sequence ATGCCCCGCACGTCCACCCGCCTCACCTTCGCGGTCCTCGCGACCGGTGCCGGTGTGTTCGCCATGCTGCAATCGCTGATCGCGCCGGCCCTGCCGACCGTCCAGCACGCGATGCACACCTCCCAGTCCACCGCGACCTGGGTGATGACCGCCTATCTGCTGTCCGCCTCCATCTTCACGCCCATCCTCGGCCGGGTCGGCGACCTGGCGGGCAAGAAGCGCACCCTCGTCGCCGTGCTCCTGACCGTCCTGGCCGGCTGCCTTCTCGCCGCGCTCGCGCCCACCATCGGCGTCCTCATCGTCGCCCGGGTCGTCCAGGGTGTCGGCGGAGCCCTGTTCCCGCTGTCCTTCGGCATCATCCGGGACGAGTTCGCCGCGTCCCGGGTGAGCGGCAGCATCAGCAACCTGTCCGCCGTGATCGCCGCGGGCGGGGGAGTCGGCATGGTGGCGGCCGGTCCGATCGTGACCGCGCTCGACTACCGCTGGCTGTTCTGGATCCCCGTCGCGGTTGTCGCGGTCACCGCGCTCATCGCCCTGCGTTACGTCCCCGAGTCCCCCAACCGCGCCCAGGGGAAGGTCAATTGGCTCGGTGCCGTGCTGCTGTCGGGCTGGCTGGTGGCGCTGCTGCTGCCGCTGAGCCAGGCGAGCCACTGGGGCTGGGGATCGGGCAAGGTGATCGGTCTGTTCGCCGCCGCCGTACTGCTCCTCGCGCTCTGGCTGCGCTCCGAGGCCCGCTCCCGCAGCCCGCTCATCGACCTGCGCATCATGCGGCTGCCCGCCGTGTGGACCACCAACACCGCCGCGCTGCTGTTCGGCGCGGGCATGTACGCGATCTGGTCCTTCCTCCCCGGGTTCGTGCAGACCCCCGGCTCGGCCGGCTACGGCTTCGGCGCGAGCGTGACCGCGGCCGGACTGCTCATGCTGCCGATGCTGATCGCGATGTTCTGCTCGGGCGTGCTGAGCGGCCGGCTGGAACCCGTCCTCGGCGCCAAGAAACTGCTGGTCGCCGGTGCGGCGCTCGGCGCGGTCGCCTGCGCCATCCTCGCGCTGTGGCACGACAGGCCGTGGCAGGTCGCCCTCGCGGCGGGTGTCTTCGGCCTCGGCATCGGACTCGCCTTCGCGGCGATGGCCAACCTCATCGTCGGCAGCGTCCCGGCCGAACAGACCGGCGCCGCGACCGGGATGAACGCCAACATCCGCACCATCGGCGGGTCCATCGGCGCCGCGGTGACCAGCGTCCTGGTGACCGGCCGGGTCCAGTCCTCGGGGCTGCCGTACGAGTCCGGGTACACCCACGCGTTCACGCTGCTCGCCCTGCTCTGCCTGGCCGCGGCGCTGGCCGCGCTCCTCGTCCCCGCCCGGCGAGCGGTACGGCTCACCGGCGCACCCCGGGCCTCCGGGCAGACCATGACCGGCACGACGGAGCCCGAGGCCGTCGCCCCCGGTGCGCGAGGCTGA
- a CDS encoding TetR/AcrR family transcriptional regulator, with protein sequence MTAQPFPVSEIVASRRPHRKDAARNYDALLAAAREAFAESGADASLEDVARRAGVGIGTLYRNFPTRRHLFESVYAGEVDDLCRVAEEVAGQEPWAALTSWLRRFVDYTVTKRAIREALNDESEIFLACRESMYAAGGPLFERAQNAGAARTDMDFDDLLRMVSGITATNFLDDAQRDRVLSVALDGVRAPR encoded by the coding sequence GTGACGGCACAGCCGTTCCCCGTCAGCGAGATCGTCGCGTCCCGGCGGCCGCACCGGAAGGACGCGGCCCGCAACTACGACGCGCTGCTGGCGGCCGCCCGCGAGGCGTTCGCCGAGAGTGGCGCGGACGCCTCCCTGGAGGACGTGGCACGCCGCGCGGGCGTCGGCATCGGCACGCTGTACCGGAACTTCCCGACCCGCCGCCATCTCTTCGAGAGCGTCTACGCGGGCGAGGTCGACGATCTGTGCCGGGTCGCCGAGGAGGTCGCCGGCCAGGAGCCGTGGGCGGCCCTGACGTCATGGCTGCGCCGCTTCGTGGACTACACGGTCACCAAACGGGCCATCCGGGAGGCCCTCAACGACGAGTCGGAGATCTTCCTGGCCTGCCGGGAGTCCATGTACGCGGCCGGCGGCCCCCTCTTCGAGCGCGCCCAGAACGCCGGAGCGGCGCGGACCGACATGGACTTCGACGACCTGCTGCGCATGGTCTCGGGCATCACCGCGACGAACTTCCTCGACGACGCCCAGCGCGACCGCGTCCTGTCGGTGGCACTGGACGGGGTCCGCGCCCCTCGCTGA
- a CDS encoding PAS domain S-box protein yields the protein MDKLDPEVILGLAAQAPDGVVIVDSDNLIRYWNRGAERIFGFTAAEADGRSLDVIIPEKHRRRHGDGLRAAVEKGATRYGDADLLTVPALAADGRTLSVEFSVVLLAGSDGAPYVGAVIRDVTARRARERETMRRRSEAGTGRATV from the coding sequence ATGGACAAGCTCGATCCCGAAGTGATCCTGGGCCTGGCCGCCCAGGCGCCCGACGGAGTGGTGATCGTCGACAGTGACAACCTGATCCGCTACTGGAACCGGGGCGCCGAGCGCATCTTCGGGTTCACGGCGGCCGAGGCGGACGGCCGCAGCCTGGACGTCATCATCCCGGAGAAGCACCGCCGTCGGCACGGGGACGGCCTCCGCGCGGCCGTGGAGAAGGGTGCCACCAGGTACGGCGACGCGGACCTGCTGACGGTCCCGGCACTGGCGGCGGACGGCAGGACCCTGTCCGTCGAGTTCAGCGTGGTGCTGCTGGCCGGGAGCGACGGCGCCCCCTACGTGGGGGCCGTCATCCGCGACGTCACCGCGCGGCGCGCCCGGGAGCGGGAGACGATGCGGCGCCGGTCCGAGGCCGGCACCGGCCGCGCGACGGTGTGA
- the frc gene encoding formyl-CoA transferase, producing the protein MSEKPLAGIKVIDFTGVQAGPACTQLLAWFGADVIKVERVGGGDVTRRQLRDIPDLDALYFTMLNSNKRSLAIDTKSPEGKEVMERLIREADLLVENFAPGAMDRMGLGWDHIHALNPRLIFGSVKGFNDDSPWNDLKVYENVAQAAGGAASTTGFWDGPPTISGSALGDSNSGMHLMIGLLTAIIQRDATGLGQKVSVSMQDAVLNLTRVKLRDQQRLERVGYLEEYPQYPNGEFGDAVPRGGNAGGGGQPGWVLKCKGWETDPNAYIYFTVQEQNWVRTCEAVGRPEWADDPEYDTALARQPHIMDIFGEIEKWLADKTKYEAVDILRTFDVPCAPVLSMRELAEDPAMRRSGTIVEVEQKERGTYLTVGSPIKFSAFKPEITGAPLLGEHTDEVLADLGYDADAIRGLREGKVVA; encoded by the coding sequence ATGAGTGAAAAGCCGCTCGCCGGAATCAAGGTGATCGACTTCACCGGCGTCCAGGCCGGTCCCGCGTGCACGCAACTGCTCGCCTGGTTCGGCGCCGACGTCATCAAGGTCGAACGCGTCGGCGGAGGTGATGTGACGCGTCGTCAACTACGGGACATCCCCGACCTCGACGCCCTCTACTTCACCATGCTGAACAGCAACAAGCGTTCCCTGGCCATCGACACCAAGTCCCCCGAGGGCAAAGAAGTGATGGAGAGGCTGATCCGCGAGGCCGACCTCCTGGTCGAGAACTTCGCGCCGGGCGCCATGGACCGGATGGGTCTCGGCTGGGACCACATCCACGCGCTGAACCCGCGTCTGATCTTCGGCTCGGTCAAGGGCTTCAACGACGACTCCCCGTGGAACGACCTCAAGGTGTACGAGAACGTCGCCCAGGCGGCCGGTGGTGCCGCGTCCACCACCGGGTTCTGGGACGGACCGCCCACCATCAGCGGCTCGGCGCTCGGGGACAGCAACAGCGGAATGCACCTGATGATCGGGCTGTTGACCGCGATCATCCAGCGCGACGCGACCGGGCTCGGCCAGAAGGTCTCGGTCTCCATGCAGGACGCCGTCCTCAACCTGACCCGGGTCAAGCTGCGCGACCAGCAGCGCCTGGAGCGTGTCGGCTACCTGGAGGAGTACCCGCAGTACCCGAACGGCGAGTTCGGCGACGCGGTGCCGCGCGGCGGCAACGCCGGCGGCGGCGGACAGCCCGGCTGGGTCCTGAAGTGCAAGGGCTGGGAGACCGATCCCAACGCCTACATCTACTTCACCGTCCAGGAGCAGAACTGGGTCCGCACCTGCGAGGCCGTCGGCCGCCCGGAGTGGGCGGACGATCCGGAGTACGACACCGCCCTGGCGCGCCAGCCGCACATCATGGATATCTTCGGCGAGATCGAGAAGTGGCTGGCGGACAAGACCAAGTACGAGGCGGTCGACATCCTGCGCACCTTCGACGTGCCGTGCGCGCCCGTGCTCAGCATGAGGGAGCTCGCCGAGGACCCCGCCATGCGCAGGAGCGGCACGATCGTCGAGGTCGAGCAGAAGGAGCGCGGTACCTATCTGACCGTGGGCAGTCCGATCAAGTTCTCCGCGTTCAAGCCCGAGATCACCGGCGCTCCGCTGCTCGGGGAGCACACCGACGAGGTGCTCGCGGACCTCGGCTACGACGCGGACGCCATCCGCGGACTGCGCGAGGGGAAGGTCGTCGCCTGA
- the oxc gene encoding oxalyl-CoA decarboxylase → MTDPSTPETPANAHVPTELTDGYHLVVDALRMNDVDTVYGVVGIPITDLARLAQARGIRYLGFRHESNAGHAAAAAGFLTKKPGICLTVSAPGFLNGLVALANATTNCFPMVQISGSSERHLVDLRQGDYEEMDQLAAAQPFCKAAYRVGRVEDIGRGIARALRTAVSGRPGGVYLDIPAAVLGSIMDAQAGARTLSRLVDPAPRQLPAPEAVDRAIELLAGAERPLVVLGKGAAYARADDRIREFVESTGIPYIPMSMAKGLLPDDHPQSAATARSLALRKADVVMLVGARLNWLLNHGEAPQWNPDARFIQVDIEAREMDSNQPIAAPLVGDIESVLDAIAERAKPGRIAAPAAWREELGARSARNVAKMAERLKADPHPMQFMGALKAVRDVVREHPETYIVNEGANALDVARNIIDMHVPRHRLDSGTWGVMGIGMGYAIAAAVESGAPVVAVEGDSAFGFSGMELETICRYRLPVVTVVMNNGGVYRGDDVNPLGDAPSPTTLMRAARHDRMIEAFGGKGYRATTPAEVTAALTEALARGGPALIDCVIDPSAGTESGHIAHLNPKGITVGNITPAGK, encoded by the coding sequence ATGACCGACCCCTCGACACCGGAGACCCCGGCGAACGCCCATGTGCCGACCGAGCTCACCGACGGGTACCACCTGGTCGTCGACGCGCTGAGGATGAACGACGTCGACACCGTCTACGGGGTGGTCGGCATCCCGATCACCGACCTGGCCCGCCTCGCGCAGGCGCGCGGCATCCGCTACCTCGGCTTCCGGCACGAGAGCAACGCGGGGCACGCCGCCGCCGCGGCCGGCTTCCTCACGAAGAAGCCCGGCATCTGCCTGACCGTGTCCGCGCCGGGCTTCCTCAACGGTCTGGTCGCGCTGGCCAACGCCACCACCAACTGCTTCCCCATGGTCCAGATCTCCGGTTCCAGCGAGCGGCACCTGGTCGACCTCAGGCAGGGCGACTACGAGGAGATGGACCAGCTCGCCGCCGCGCAGCCGTTCTGCAAGGCCGCCTACCGGGTCGGCCGCGTGGAGGACATCGGCCGGGGCATCGCCCGCGCGCTGCGCACCGCGGTCTCCGGGCGCCCCGGCGGTGTGTATCTCGACATCCCCGCCGCGGTGCTCGGTTCCATCATGGACGCGCAGGCCGGCGCGCGGACGCTGAGCCGCCTCGTCGACCCCGCCCCGCGCCAGCTCCCGGCACCCGAGGCGGTGGACCGGGCGATCGAGCTGCTCGCGGGCGCCGAACGGCCGTTGGTGGTGCTCGGCAAGGGCGCCGCGTACGCGCGGGCCGACGACCGCATCCGTGAGTTCGTCGAGTCCACCGGCATCCCCTACATCCCGATGTCGATGGCCAAGGGCCTGCTGCCCGACGACCACCCGCAGTCGGCGGCCACCGCCCGTTCGCTGGCCCTGCGGAAGGCCGACGTCGTGATGCTCGTCGGCGCGCGCCTCAACTGGCTGCTGAACCACGGCGAGGCACCCCAGTGGAACCCCGACGCGCGGTTCATCCAAGTGGACATCGAGGCACGGGAGATGGACAGCAACCAGCCCATCGCGGCCCCGCTCGTCGGAGACATCGAGTCGGTGCTCGACGCGATCGCCGAGCGGGCCAAGCCCGGACGGATCGCGGCGCCCGCCGCCTGGCGCGAGGAACTGGGCGCGCGGTCGGCGCGGAACGTGGCGAAGATGGCGGAGCGACTGAAGGCCGACCCGCACCCCATGCAGTTCATGGGCGCCCTGAAGGCCGTACGCGACGTCGTGCGCGAGCACCCGGAGACGTACATCGTCAACGAGGGCGCGAACGCGCTGGACGTCGCCCGCAACATCATCGACATGCACGTGCCGCGGCACCGCCTCGACAGCGGCACCTGGGGTGTCATGGGAATCGGCATGGGCTACGCGATCGCCGCGGCCGTCGAGAGCGGGGCCCCGGTCGTGGCCGTCGAGGGCGACAGCGCCTTCGGGTTCAGCGGTATGGAGCTGGAGACGATCTGCCGCTACCGGCTGCCCGTCGTGACGGTCGTCATGAACAACGGCGGTGTCTACCGCGGCGACGACGTCAACCCCCTCGGCGACGCGCCCTCGCCCACCACCCTGATGCGCGCGGCCCGCCACGACCGGATGATCGAGGCGTTCGGCGGCAAGGGCTACCGCGCCACGACGCCCGCCGAGGTCACCGCCGCCCTCACCGAAGCACTGGCCCGCGGCGGCCCGGCGCTCATCGACTGCGTGATCGACCCCTCCGCCGGGACGGAGAGCGGCCACATCGCGCACCTGAACCCGAAGGGCATCACCGTCGGCAACATCACGCCGGCCGGCAAGTGA